The sequence CTGTATGATCTTCATTAGCTTTGAGACTTAATGCGTCTAATGCACATacgtttttttaattgtaaggcacatattttcatattccttatttctttcagtttcttgtaatttaattcttctcttctGAGAATtgtgcaactgcaactgacccagtttcccctcataGATCAATAAAGcatctctgattctgattctgattaaaatgacacacaaaaacatgatccCACTGGGAAAATAGGCGGAGTgtcttttatttgaaaaagtcaTGGAGAACCTGTTACTGCCACAACTGCCTGACAGGTTTTAGCAAAGCCACCATCACCTGTGGCAAGTGTTAAAACTATCAAGTAACTGTCCTGCAGATGGGACATACACACTTCTTACTACATACCTTGCTGTTGACCTCATCGAACAGGGCAAAGAGAAAAGTGTAGAGGTTTCCCAGGAAGAGGGCGAAGATGCGTCCCAGCTGCCACTTCAGGGCGATTCGAGGATGGTAGTCCTCCAGCTCCGCGATGGTCTCAAACAGAGGAGGACACACCAGGCCCAGGAGGGACATAATGATCTCCAGCTGGGCGAAAATGACAAATAACATCTTCACAttacaacaaataaaaccttgttATGATGTTTTTACACTTATATAGGCTTGTGATAGGTCTGTTAATGGAGCCATGAGAGCAAGTCATAGATGGAATGGAAATATTGTCTTATTGATGGCCTTACAGCAATGGAATAGCTTCAGGAGGCTTTGCTTGCTCTGTTTAGCCCATGTGCATGACTATTTGCACACTCCACTACACCGGTCACcaacttttcttcttctctgccaCCGCAAGACGCAGTTTCCAGCTCAGTAACTGTCCCCAACTCTACCTCCACCCCTCACCttctgttttacagttttttctgATTGCTTAGGCACTATCTTTGAAACTATCGGCTATTTTTGCAATACTCTGCACATCCACCACAAAACCTCACAGCCAACCTATAAAACATTatacatctcttgcaaaagcGAACACGTCTTGCAAAACTCTTCAAACTCttttaaaaactgcacaaaCTACGCACTGATagtagaaatgaaaaacaaccttttttcttttttgcttctttactttttttactTCTTCACCTGCTCATCCtccgcttcctcctcctcatcttcacccctcctcctctctgtccaacaCTGGCCTCCATTGTTGTCCAAACCAGATGTTTACCTGAGACTCAGGCCCTTTTTTCAAGCAAACGtattatttatgtaaaagtgttttcacatgtgtaAATGTGGAAAGGCAGCTGGCAAAGTAGTGTGGCGATTTAGATACCAGTGATTGCAGATTTGCCAAAGGGGGGGTTATTAATTTGCAAACTGGGTGTAAAGCAGTGagttgtgtttacagtgtgtgtgttataaaatTACAAATGCAAGTGTTCATACTTTCAGAAACTGTCCTTCAAGAATCACTTTTAGTGtttaaacattcagaaaaaactgtaacaaatgCACTAACCATACGCTGTGGCCCTCTAGCTCCCTCCACTGGccttttgtttgaataaataataaccaaccGTGACACTAAATCTGGGTTACACTCATCTAGGTCACTGCCAGTTCCAGCAACTTAATAATTATGTCCTCAATCCACTTGATTTAAAGTTAAAGAGAGCCCTTTAACTGCTAGATCTGTCTCTAACTAACTTAATTTTAAACAATTCTAATActtcaaaattatttatgatAATTTATGATGATAGAATAATGGCAAGGATGATGTTTCCCATGTAACTGAAATCATCTCAGAcagtttcacacattttcatgaagCCAGAGGAAGTGGAGCAGCAGTAGTCCATAAGATTGCATTTTTAAAGGTCTCTAATCTCTGTTGGCAGCTTCACTTCAGGCTGTTATTTTAATAATCCTGCAACAAGTCAGCCTTTTCCTCCAGAGGCCTAATTTGGAACCCGTTGGCTCATAATAACTTCAGGCCATTTTCACTACTCCTGCTTTTAGCTTTCAGGTTTCACAAAGTGGTGGGTGAaacaataaagttaaaatagGGTTTTAGAAAAAGTAGTCGTTCAGTTGACTGCCTTTAAGAAGAACAATATTTTTTAGAAGATTTCAATTCTCAGAAGGGGAACGTGGTAGTACTGCAAGGGAGtatatgagttttttttcaaatgttgatttaaaaataacagtCATGCGCAATTCCTAAAACAATCAGGTGATGCAATAAtaagttcaattttttttaaaaagtaaatgtaaattTGATGAAACACATTTGATATTCAGTCGTTCCGGGTTTCCTTTAcgtttcaaatgtgtgtgtttgtggtttgaaTCTGCTCTCGTGGTTGTCGAGCGAGGATGTTTGTTCATTAAGCCAagacaaaaatccaaacaatGGGCTTGTGATTAAAACCTAACACCAATACAGCTGAAAGCAAGgagaaaaaagccaaaaagaagcaaaaacagagccaacaaaaTCTCTTCAGTATTAGGTTGTTATTTCaaacactgatggagctggattgGACTTCTtagtagacttttttttttttttttttttttttggcagtggtCAGGCGGTATTTggctgaaaatatatttcaaaaggGTACATTGTTGAAAAAAGTTGAGAGTCACTGATGATAAGATGATTAGAggttgttttggggttttttttcttggcaggaGAGCAGAAAAAGTCGATTAGTAGCAGTGATTCAATAGTATTTGTAGTAGCAGCATTAGAATGAGTGTTAGAAATACTAATAGTAGTCAGAGGCGGTGTTAACAGCTTCCGTTCTCTGAGTGGACTGTTACCTCGTTCTTCTCGTACCAGCTGAGGTCGTCCCTGGTGGCGAACTCCTGCGACCTCTTCACCACAAAGTAGATGAGGTAGCCGCTCCCACCCAGGCTGCAGGTGATCATGACGTTGGCCAGGACCCTCAGAAACCTCCTCAGGTGGATGTTCTCATCCTTCTGGTTCTCCTGCTCATCCACGATGGACTCCTgttcttgacaaaaaaaaagttacagaaTTAACCGTCCTATTACCTTGGTGGTCAGTTTGACCCCGTTCAGTGTCTCTAAATACatcattaacatcattttttgcttcatatttaatgattttttttctgggtacacctgaaattatgttttatttaaagagctatTTAGGTGGTtaacaagaaacataaagtacatgacacataaattattattgtaatcTTTTTCTGGAGATTTAAATTGCTGatgtcaaactgaccccaaggGTAGAAAGTACCAAGAGGGTTAATAAATTGAAAGTTTTTGTGGTCACTAGTGATACTgttctcttttatttgtttattttattatattggtTTTGCTATTGGCATTATTATctcttttttattgtgaaggccaCTTTGTAAACTTGCtctgaaatgtgcaaaatcaatgaaaatgaatgaaatgaaaatgagaaacataGTGACCGGCTTacacccattttttttctgagaagaGAATTAACTTATCATTTCCATGGTTACCTTGAAGCTGGTGGTGATGGAGGCGTACTTGTTATCGGCGGTCTCTGCGTTGCCGATGAGGTAATCCCAGCTCGTGAACATTTTCCAGGAAAAGGTGAACTCCCCGTCCTCTCCGTCGCCACCGCCAACATCTGCGTTCTTAGCCATTCTAACCACCAAAGCAGATTAAATGAACACATACAGAACGCCAGACACAGAAACCAAGTCTTGATATCTGTACCAGTGCTTGTTGAAGTGGGGTTTGAGGACCAGGacatcctcagcaaaatgaggaataatttaatttcactgtaatttactTCACACTAGAAGTTGTTACAATACAAAAACCTAACTGACctaaaacatttaataaaacaaCTTGTCATATCAGCGTCCTTAGGGCAGACGTTCCTTGGGTGATTAGTTTTGCTCTTGAACTTGTGTGACGGTTAATATCCATGAAAGGCACCGTTACAAAGCTCGATCCCTGAGTGGTCTAAGGGCAGCGTGATGTTGCTGCAGACTCACGTGCGGATCACAACCATCAGGCTGTAGCCGAAGGTGCCGATCCCCACCATGAGGTAAGACAAGGGCAGCCTGAACTTCAGCAAGCCAATAGTCCTCTCGTCGTTGTAATATCCATAGAAAAGGACCGAATATTTGCAGTatccctgaaataaaaatagtcATTGTTATGTAAATCTGGTATATCTGAATAGGAATTGAtagattattttattattattttttaatttattatttatttatttattttgaacatgttgtataaaggacaacagacaatgcaacaacagggaaacagaagaaaagtacaaaaataaataaataaataaattcaatgctATTTCATCTAGATAGATAAATAACCTTTGCATACCCTATAAGGGtaatcaaaaacattaaaatatatctatagaataGCTATAAATCTTTGCATAGACtaaatatatctgcaaaatattcATAAAATAGAAGTGTATGTACAATAGATGTCTAATCATAATGTATAATGTGTAATATAATTCCCATGTGGCAGTTTCCCTGATGTCTGGTACTGGGTGACAGAGACAGTCAGGCTtatgacacatttttaaaataatatataattcaGCCAAGTAACTGCATGCCATTCATATTTGACTCACGTTGAAGTCCATGAGGACAGAGTAGTCCTGAGCGGTGTCCTGCTCATCTCTGGGAACAGTCTTTCTCGGAATGGACCCGTAAGGAAGGCCCATAAGAACCTGAAGAaaatcaattcagttcaattctcAGTTCAGGGGAATCATAATGTCATCATGTTGTGTCGCTGTTTGACAGGAATATCTTTTTAAGTCAAAAGAGTGATTTTCACCTCTGGGATGACCACAAGGCCGAAGGTGAAACCAAACAGGACGAGGTTCATGCCGTACATCCAGCGCAGAAAGATAAAGTAAGATGCCACAGATGAACCGAAGTGACCTGGGGGATGTTCAATAAGATTTCAGGTACAGCATGTGTCCACTAGGTGGTGCTGTTCAGACGCATGCAAACCGGGCTGTTTGTAAACACGACTTACTTTCCACCTCTTTTATCTTCCGCTCCCAGGGGATGCAAGCCGTTCTGAAATTCTCAAAATCCCTTTGGAACTTGATccatttctgagattaaaaagaGGTCCAAAATTGAAGTtcccaaaaaaaataaaaaacaacctcaaccacacacacacacacacaaacacaaatgcaagcaCAAAGCAGAGAAAGGTACTCTGTGTCCTTAGATTCGAACCTTGGTCATCATCACTTTGTAGGCGTACCACTTCCTGCCTTTTCCTTTGCCCAAAGCTCCTTCAAACTTATCCACAAATTGTTGAGCCTCCCTGAAAAGAGATGATGGTAACAAGTGAGACAATGGATTTATTCTACACCCATATGTATATCATGATAGGTCTCAAAACTATATCTTAGATCATGTGTGCTTCTTAGGTCAAAATGAACGGGATTGTTACTTTGCAGATTTGAGGGATCCTGTCAACACCAACTGTTGACAATGAAACCCTTTGATAAAGAACCAAATGAAATCCAATCTAAGTGTTCAGATGACAAAGTTTAGGgagatttgtattttttttagtgtggaAAATACATTCTCCAAGTGATTTGTCTGGACTTTTACAGTCATGTATATTTGGTTCATCTAAAGGCTTCAAATGAAGACCTGGACTAAGGCTAACATTGTTTGTCCTAAGCCAGAAAATGGGACGGGTGAAAGATTACTTCAGGTGTGTGAGCTTCCGTCTCATCCTCCATGGCTTGTTCCTCATGTTGGCAAtcagtttcttcttctcctccacctcctccatcaGCGCGgccatctctccctctgacatGGACTCTTCTTCCTCGGCGTTGGAGCCGGAGTCAGACGAACTGGAGAGAAAAGGACGAGAGCAGAGGTGAAGGGGGAAAAAGAGGGTGGAAAAGATGAAATAGCGGAAATTGTTGAAGTAAGCAGAAGTATTTCAGCCTTTTCATTTGATGCGCTACAAACTTCTCACGATGAAGTGGACTGACTTGCTTCTGGTCGCTCATTACACTTTGATACACAGCTACATCTGCGCTGAATGCATTGTCTCTTTGCATGGCATTCAAAGTCCATATTGTCCTTCAGTGTTATGTGTATCAGTAAGGTATGTATGCACAGTGTTCATTTGAAAGTCGTCAGTGATACCCTGCAAAGCTTTCAAAGCTTTATTCCACGGCAACACATTGCAAAATGTATTGGGTGGATTGCTGTGACATTTGTTGAGCACGTTCCTGCTCCTCAGTGAGTGAATCCTGTCCACTTGTtaacctcatgacctttcctctacttaaaggaatgctccaacgttttgggcataACACCCTTTGATTGATTCACTGAGACAAAGGGACAAACAAACCACTGGATgcacagagatgaaaatggtatccaatgtcttgtctcagtctgggtgagaCGGAAAAATcgtgttttgcccaaaatgttggagtattcctttaaggccAAAACACTATTTTCCCactaaattaattcattttaattctgaTTTGAAAGTATTGTTATCAAGGATGAGTTGGGGGAGTAGGTAATTATAAACTCCAGAAATTCAGACACACAATCAGTTTTTTTCAGGTGATTTAACCTTGTCTGGCATACCTGCcacccttcttcttcttcttgtcactGTCCTTCCCCTTGTCCTTCCCAGCGTCCTTCCCCTTGGCATCTCCTTTCTTGCCCTTGCTGTCTTCCTCGTCTTTCCCTCCACGCTTCTTTCCCTTGCCTCCTTTCTCATCCCCGCTGTCCTGATCCTTGCCTCCTTTCTTCCTCGCGGCTGCTCCCCGCTTCCTCTTCGGAGAATCGTTTTCACTATCCTCGTCCTCATCGCCATTACGTGCCTTGGCCCGCCTCCTTCTGTTTCCTCCCCTGCGTGGCCTGGGGGCCTCATCTtcgtcttcatcttcctcctcctcctcctcatcgctGGCTGCTTTTTTGCCTTTACCTCGGCCCTTTGCACCTCCTTTACCAGCtgcctgtttctttttcttcttagcGGCACCATCTATATGCAGagcaaacgcacacacaaacacacacacacacatgttctttCATGCATATAACTAAATACACACCCCACATTTGATTCTTTGAAAGTTAAAATGGACACCATCCATTAGAGCTAgttaaaatacatgaaattgAAATCACATCAAACACTTCATGCAAATCTAGACAGAACTCCAGGCACTCTTGCGACAGGATGTGGTTTGGGTGaaaatcatttatttcacataatatataaacaaattaaCTGGCtggttttatttgatagtggttgtttttaatttggcaGGAAATCCAAGTGTGAAGGAAGGCAGTTGCACACTCGTAGCCACGATGCAAGAATGATTCATTATgcattccccctctctcctaacaaattaaaaacaaccaatataaaaaaaaaaaacctgccactTTCAGTCCGTGGGTCCTCATCAGGGCAACAGGAGTGTTTGCGTACATTGATCAGCCTTAAATACTTGATGAATGAACAAGAATATAGGGTAAGTACTCAAGGTGCACATACTTTATGTCTATGGGCAAACACAATAATGTAGAAAAGGCATCCGGAAAAACGCTGTAAAAGGAGTGTATCACTGAGCAATGAGGGTAAGTAGACCCACTGGGTTAAAcgtacaaataaacaaaaatcaaaatc comes from Myripristis murdjan chromosome 12, fMyrMur1.1, whole genome shotgun sequence and encodes:
- the tmc2a gene encoding transmembrane channel-like protein 2-A: MPRKSDMAKMEDVGIEIDGDVSDSDDGAAKKKKKQAAGKGGAKGRGKGKKAASDEEEEEEDEDEDEAPRPRRGGNRRRRAKARNGDEDEDSENDSPKRKRGAAARKKGGKDQDSGDEKGGKGKKRGGKDEEDSKGKKGDAKGKDAGKDKGKDSDKKKKKGGSSSDSGSNAEEEESMSEGEMAALMEEVEEKKKLIANMRNKPWRMRRKLTHLKEAQQFVDKFEGALGKGKGRKWYAYKVMMTKKWIKFQRDFENFRTACIPWERKIKEVESHFGSSVASYFIFLRWMYGMNLVLFGFTFGLVVIPEVLMGLPYGSIPRKTVPRDEQDTAQDYSVLMDFNGYCKYSVLFYGYYNDERTIGLLKFRLPLSYLMVGIGTFGYSLMVVIRTMAKNADVGGGDGEDGEFTFSWKMFTSWDYLIGNAETADNKYASITTSFKESIVDEQENQKDENIHLRRFLRVLANVMITCSLGGSGYLIYFVVKRSQEFATRDDLSWYEKNELEIIMSLLGLVCPPLFETIAELEDYHPRIALKWQLGRIFALFLGNLYTFLFALFDEVNSKLEEEESIKNASYAAALQYAYNFSLTTNDSSATPPPMDPRDVIRGPCWETAVGIEFVKLTVSDIQVTYLTILIGDFARALIVRFLNYCWCWDLEAGFPSYAEFDISGNVLGLVFNQGMIWMGAFYAPGLVGINVLRLLTSMYYQCWAVMSTNVPHERVFKASKSNNFYMGLLLLILFLSLLPVVYTIMTLPPSFDCGPFSGKQKMFDVIIETIDLDLPAFMGTLFSYAANPGLIIPAVLLMVLAIYYLKSTSEAYSNANLELKKKMQMARDEEKNRRNNTDSTNQVMKDLEDLLPNRSLIPPAPPEPENKPEPDAKPAKSKGGKGVNLQKDVSLASANPNAGGPVNRPPGPRGPGGPGAGPGRGRERGGPPPR